The proteins below come from a single Benincasa hispida cultivar B227 chromosome 4, ASM972705v1, whole genome shotgun sequence genomic window:
- the LOC120076501 gene encoding stemmadenine O-acetyltransferase-like, producing the protein MATMGMQQLQIVSSETIKPYSPTPPNLNIHTLSLFDQLAPHMFVPLVFFFSRHGPDLGINGHDVDRSKLLRRSLSMTLSRYYPFAGRIKDNVSVDSNDEGVSFVEAQVEGVTVSEILEKPRSEIVEMLFVDGLQWKESKVGALLKVQITLFECGGLSIGVLLSHKLGDLATLVKFVQDWAVITRNGGFGEEIVNPLFYSADLFPHGDLPAMSGAVIEEGNFTCKRFLFEGSKIESLKNRVSEKMENPSRVEVVSALIYKAIIAATRNSQNHPTLLLQTLNLRKRVAPPLPESLVGSLVSFFPVGVAGETEVIELHELVGIMRKEMGEFCNKYAKKYRTKEWHDLIKKRLNESREILSKNGNNQLIYRFSSGCNFPIYEVDFGWGAAGWVTMAAFKMKNTVMMLDAKNGGGIEALVSLQDKEMTAFQHNEEILAFASFNPSAN; encoded by the exons ATGGCGACTATGGGGATGCAACAGCTTCAAATTGTTTCAAGTGAAACCATTAAACCTTATTCTCCAACTCCTCCGAATCTCAACATTCATACCCTCTCCCTCTTTGATCAGCTCGCCCCCCACATGTTCGTGCCTCTCGTGTTCTTCTTCTCCCGCCACGGTCCCGATTTGGGTATCAACGGTCACGATGTCGATAGATCCAAATTACTCCGACGATCTCTTTCTATGACTTTGTCTCG gTACTACCCTTTTGCGGGTAGGATCAAAGACAATGTCTCGGTCGACAGTAACGACGAGGGAGTGAGTTTTGTGGAGGCTCAAGTCGAGGGCGTGACGGTGTCGGAGATTTTGGAAAAGCCTAGGAGTGAGATTGTTGAGATGTTGTTTGTTGATGGGTTGCAATGGAAAGAGTCAAAAGTGGGAGCTTTGTTGAAGGTTCAAATAACGTTGTTTGAATGTGGAGGATTGAGCATTGGAGTGCTGCTGTCTCACAAGCTTGGGGATTTGGCGACGTTGGTGAAGTTCGTACAAGATTGGGCTGTGATTACTCGAAACGGCGGTTTTGGTGAAGAAATTGTAAACCCGCTTTTTTATTCCGCGGATTTGTTCCCTCATGGCGACTTACCCGCCATGTCCGGTGCCGTGATTGAAGAAGGAAATTTCACGTGCAAAAG GTTCTTGTTCGAAGGTTCAAAGATTGAATCCCTCAAAAACAGGGTTTCAGAGAAGATGGAGAATCCATCTCGAGTTGAAGTTGTGTCAGCATTAATCTACAAAGCCATCATTGCAGCAACGCGAAATTCCCAAAACCACCCTACACTATTATTACAAACACTAAATTTACGTAAAAGGGTGGCGCCGCCGCTGCCGGAAAGTTTAGTCGGAAGTTTAGTGTCATTCTTCCCCGTGGGTGTGGCCGGAGAAACAGAAGTAATAGAGCTACACGAGCTGGTGGGTATAATGAGAAAAGAAATGGGAGAATTTTGCAACAAATACGCCAAAAAATACAGAACAAAAGAATGGcatgatttgataaaaaaacGTTTAAATGAATCGAGAGAAATTTTGAGCAAAAATGGGAATAATCAATTGATTTATAGATTTAGCAGTGGGTGCAATTTTCCAATTTATGAAGTGGATTTTGGGTGGGGAGCGGCGGGTTGGGTTACTATGGCGGCGTTTAAGATGAAAAATACTGTAATGATGTTGGATGCTAAAAATGGCGGTGGAATTGAAGCTTTGGTCAGTTTACAAGACAAGGAAATGACTGCTTTTCAGCACAATGAGGAGATTCTTGCTTTTGCTTCGTTCAACCCAAGTGCCAATTAA